The following proteins are encoded in a genomic region of Sparus aurata chromosome 11, fSpaAur1.1, whole genome shotgun sequence:
- the LOC115591002 gene encoding uncharacterized protein LOC115591002 produces MDKLKSTASEASTLEWGKRMTGFISCSVVAAVCLILGVYMLCVPLIGPTLFTVFYTIGNTCGVCSTMFLMEPEKQLTLMFDETRVHATAAVIACLVLTLCAAFWVKSAGLALLFCILQVLSFIWYLLTYIPNRREAIMKMVETSSKILSDSIQPLVELVNKVKAMYENSPALAVSAGLVSTLCAAFLWSTFGLGLLLFGILGGLLCTGISQSSIPSVREDIMKMVETCKKILSSCTKFLKGLLQPVKSIRAIATTLAVIAGLVSTLLAAFLGSGFGLALLFGILGGFLIYWLLSYCSKFLMGLLQQLTWIWDKARPLAIIICLLLTLLAVFWWKRAGLALLFYILTMVLILW; encoded by the exons ATGGACAAATTAAAATCG ACTGCCAGTGAAGCCTCTACTTTAGAATGGGGTAAACGAATGACGGGATTCATCTCCTGCTCCGTGGTGGCGGCTGTGTGCTTAATCTTG GGAGTGTACATGCTCTGTGTCCCTCTGATTGGGCCTACTCTCTTCACTGTGTTTTACACTATTGGAAACACATGTGGCGTCTGCAG CACCATGTTTCTGATGGAGCCAGAGAAGCAGTTGACGTTGATGTTTGACGAAACAAGAGTGCACGCCACGGCAGCAGTGATT GCATGCCTTGTGTTGACTCTCTGCGCAGCCTTCTGG gtgAAGAGCGCTGGACTTGCTCTGTTATTTTGCATCTTGCAAGTCTTGTCATTCATCTG GTACCTATTGACATACATCCCGAATCGGAG GGAGGCCATAATGAAGATGGTTGAGACCTCCTCAAA GATCCTGTCAGACAGCATTCAGCCTCTGGTGGAGCTAGTGAACAAAGTCAAAGCGATGTATGAGAATTCGCCAGCGCTGGCCGTCAGT GCGGGCCTTGTGTCGACTCTCTGTGCAGCCTTCTTG tGGTCGACGTTTGGACTTGGACTTTTGTTATTTGGCATCCTTGGAGGCTTGTTGTGTACCGG GATCAGTCAGTCGTCAATTCCATCTGTGAG GGAGGACATAATGAAGATGGTGGAGACCTGCAAAAA GATCCTGTCTAGCTGCACCAAGTTTCTGAAGGGACTACTGCAGCCGGTGAAAAGCATTCGTGCCATAGCGACTACGCTGGCCGTCATT GCGGGCCTTGTGTCGACTCTCTTGGCAGCGTTCTTG gGGTCAGGCTTTGGACTTGCGTTGTTATTTGGCATCCTTGGAGGCTTTTTGATTTACTG GCTCCTGTCTTACTGCTCAAAGTTTCTGATGGGACTACTGCAGCAGTTGACATGGATATGGGACAAAGCAAGACCACTGGCCATCATT ATATGTCTTCTGTTGACTCTCCTTGCAGTCTTCTGG TGGAAGAGGGCTGGACTTGCTCTTTTATTTTACATCCTGACAATGGTGTTAATTCTCTG gtaG
- the chd1l gene encoding chromodomain-helicase-DNA-binding protein 1-like, which translates to MSDILLKIKNSVAEKKKTSVGQSDVQKWGLRGIQLRPYQLDGVQWLTQCLKNQQGCILGDEMGLGKTCQTISLLVYMSGALGKKGPFLVLSPLSVMENWRKELEGFAPSLTVLCYKGDKERRAELQRETDTQDFHVLLTTYELCLKDVSFLRRWKWKVLVVDEAHRLKNQNSLLHKTLTQFSVGFRVLLTGTPIQNNLQELYSLLSFIQPSIFTPDDVDSFLNTYSNVQSQPALAAELQSVLEPFLLRRVKSEVAVDLPKKTELVMYHGMSALQKKYYKAVLMKDLEAFGNDQKTRLLNILMNLRKCVDHPYLFDGVEPEPFEMGEHLIEASGKLCLLDSMLTYLQKGGHRVLLFSQMTRMLDILQDYMEYRGYSYERLDGSVRGEERNLAVKNFSSKDVFVFLLSTKAGGVGLNLTAADTVIFIDSDFNPQNDLQAAARCHRIGQNRPVKVVRLLARDTVEEIMYSRAVSKLHLTNTVIEEGRFSLLDQAQSAAAGLQLSEILKFGVDKLLSSEESSVQDVKLEQILGPSRDGQWVADEDFTSLKEEVEEEESTSESDGQNHMYCFEGKDYSKDPSTEDQKSFDRLLEEQLDEFQRTAGEGRALRHKAGVSVSAALQIPTRKRKPLTEAELELRRQKREEAAAKRAKMQEDLKKKQQEQKYKKKMAWWESCGYRSRCLPSLDSEEEEEEEEDDSSVCSIDSDSTAIHYVLGDVTHPHTAQGDAIIVHCVDDSGRWGRGGLFTALEVRSDEPRKQYELAGKMKDLDLGNVLLFPIDDKQSRLDGQDQLALIVAQQRDRANNLSGIYLTALDDGLKKIYTAAKRNKASVHLPRIGHSTKGFNWYGTERLIRKHLASRGIPTFIYYHSRTAKKTALAQTSTSATSTSSPQPQVHNSDRSSDDTEAETPGPSAPRQSTGPAALPSFMRGVHVFFYNLPASERKRLARYLITYDGEEEEIMSPEVTHIVAEVENSIHTQELQDLVDRFTQAVPVRTDWLESCFSKQKKVSSAVFSHDLR; encoded by the exons ATGTCGGACAttttactgaaaataaaaaacagcgtagcggagaagaagaagacgtcTGTGGGTCAGAGTGACGTACAGAAGTGGGGTTTGAGAG GGATACAGCTGCGACCTTACCAGCTGGATGGTGTGCAGTGGTTAACTCAGTGCCTGAAGAACCAGCAGGGATGCATCCTGGGAGATGAGATGGGTTTGGGAAAAACCTGCCAG ACGATCTCTCTGCTCGTGTACATGTCAGGAGCTCTGGGGAAGAAAGGCCCGTTCTTGGTGCTGAGCCCGCTCTCTGTCATGGAGAACTGGAGAAAGGAGCTGGAAGG CTTTGCCCCCTCTCTGACTGTGCTGTGTTACaagggagacaaagagagacggGCTGAGCTTCAGAGGGAAACGGACACGCAGGACTTTCATGTTCTGCTCACTACATATGAG CTGTGTCTCAAAGATGTTTCATTCTTGAGGCG GTGGAAGTGGAAGGTGCTTGTGGTGGATGAAGCTCACAGACTAAAGAATCAGAATTCACTATTGCACAAAACCTTGACACAG TTCTCAGTTGGCTTCAGAGTCCTGCTGACAGGAACCCCCATCCAGAACAACCTGCAGGAGCTCTACTCCCTGCTGAGCTTCATTCAGCCCAGCATCTTCACACCTGATGACGTGGACAGCTTCCTAAACACTTACTCCAATGTGCAGAGTCAACCAGCTCTTG CTGCTGAGCTGCAGAGTGTCCTGGAGCCCTTCCTGCTCCGTAGAGTCAAGTCGGAAGTGGCCGTAGATCTGCCGAAGAAAACAGAGCTGGTGATGTACCACGGCATGTCGGCTCTGCAGAAGAAATACTACAAAGCTGTTCTGATGAAGGATCTGG AGGCTTTTGGAAATGATCAGAAGACGCGGCTGCTGAACATCTTGATGAACCTCAGAAAGTGTGTTGACCACCCGTACCTGTTTGATG GGGTGGAACCGGAGCCTTTTGAGATGGGGGAGCATCTCATTGAAGCCAGTGGGAAACTGTGCCTTTTGGACAGCATGCTGACTTACCTTCAGAAAGG GGGTCATCGGGTCCTGCTGTTCTCTCAGATGACGAGGATGCTGGACATACTTCAGGATTACATGGAGTATCGAG GTTATAGCTATGAACGTCTGGATGGGTCCGTCCGAGGAGAGGAACGCAATCTAGCGGTGAAGAACTTCAGCAGCAAAGAcgtctttgtgtttcttctcaGCACTAAAGCAG GGGGAGTGGGCTTGAACCTAACAGCTGCTGACACGGTCATTTTCATTGACAGTGACTTCAACCCTCAAAATGACCTGCAAGCTGCTGCACGCTGCCACAGGATTGGTCAGAACAG GCCTGTGAAAGTAGTCCGCCTTCTGGCTAGAGACACTGTGGAGGAGATAATGTATTCCCGTGCTGTATCCAAGTTGCACCTCACCAACACTGTTATTGAGGAGGGACGCTTCTCTTTGCTGGACCAGGCtcagtcagctgctgcaggactgcAG CTGAGTGAGATCTTAAAGTTTGGGGTGGATAAGCTtttatcatcagaggagagCTCTGTACAGGACGTGAAACTGGAGCAGATCCTCGGTCCATCACGTGACGGTCAGTGGGTGGCTGATGAAGACTTCACCTCACTcaaagaggaagtggaggaggaagaaagcaCCTCTGAATCGGACGGACAAA ACCACATGTACTGCTTTGAGGGGAAAGATTACAGTAAGGATCCCAGCACTGAAGACCAGAAGAGTTTCGACCGTTTGCTGGAGGAACAGCTGGATGAGTTCCAGAGAACTGCAGGAGAGGGACGAGCTCTACGACACAAAGCTGGA GTTTCAGTGTCAGCGGCCCTTCAGATTCCAACCAGGAAGAGAAAACCTCTTACTGAGGCTGAGCTGGAACTGAGGCGCCAGAAGAGGGAGGAGGCTGCAGCCAAGAGAGCCAAGATGCAGGAGGACCTTAAGAAGAAGCAACAAGAGCAGAAATacaagaaaaa AATGGCGTGGTGGGAGTCATGCGGATACAGATCTCGGTGCCTGCCTTCTCTtgacagtgaagaagaagaagaggaggaggaggatgacagcagtgtgtgttccATAGACTCTGACAGTACGGCCATCCACTATGTTCTGGGTGATGTTACTCATCCTCACACCGCTCAGGGAGATGCTATCATTGTCCACTGTGTTG ATGACTCAGGCCGGTGGGGCAGGGGAGGCTTGTTTACAGCTCTGGAGGTGAGATCTGATGAACCACGAAAGCAGTATGAGCTGGCCGGCAAGATGAAAG ATTTGGACCTTGGAAATGTGCTTCTCTTCCCCATAGATGACAAACAGTCAAGATTAGACGGCCAGGATCAA CTGGCCCTGATAGTGGCACAGCAACGAGACAGAGCCAACAACCTGTCAGGGATCTATCTGACGGCTCTGGATGATGGTCTGAAGAAGATTTACACTGCAGCCAAAAGAAACAAGG CGAGTGTACACCTTCCACGCATCGGACACTCCACCAAAGGCTTCAACTGGTACGGCACAGAGAGGCTTATCAGGAAACACCTGGCTTCCAGAGGCATTCCCACGTTCAT ATACTATCACAGCAGAACAGCGAAGAAAACTGCTCTAGCTCAGACATCCACCTCTGCGACATCAACATCCTCCCCTCAACCACAGGTACATAACTCAGACAGGTCGAGTGACgacacagaagcagaaaccCCCGGCCCCTCAGCTCCTCGCCAGAGCACCGGCCCTGCAGCGCTTCCAAGTTTCATGAGAGGAGTCCATGTGTTTTTCTACAACCTGCCTGCATCAGAAAGGAAGAGGCTGGCCCGCTACCTTATCAC ttatgatggagaagaggaggagatcaTGAGTCCGGAGGTCACCCACATAGTTGCAGAGGTGGAGAACAGCATCCACACACAG GAGCTCCAGGATCTGGTGGATCGGTTCACTCAGGCTGTCCCGGTCCGGACAGACTGGCTAGAGTCCTGCTTCTCCAAACAGAAGAAAGTCAGCAGTGCAGTGTTCTCACATGATCTCAGATAA
- the traf3ip2l gene encoding uncharacterized protein traf3ip2l: protein MSGGGLTMMPTSLVSALNSHVRQLSRYHNSQQNTPEEDDETMSTEEREASVVPKPDSTTNPDGHRTPPEHAAFPDDPLFSRQRPDREQEYKHNHTLPHPGLSYFSYHPPRSLPAGYSQPTPFPSQANGAWLHPSFASSWSGYPNSLPSSLGHKDFSSCTGDSCLSGCKSLSLPAGHSTSMSSLEQPFSLCSNPPSANLYHHTLPPYSCSPKGAACCAQCPADAFNRGPLPNNPPWPQYHPAYGPYFPVDCRLPGAGYTQIDLNTPAKDKNPPCSAPLSLEQRRVFVTYEADNDKHVNEIINFVALLRHNGFDTHIDIFEQQFRSISKIDFMERYLSEKEYLIIIIISPKYYETVTASPVGLENDERTFNTVYIHKQLQNEFIQNGSKNFRFIPIVFPGARKCHVPNWLQNTHVYSWPRDRDDILRRLMRVEKYNPPPIGPLPTIVSIPI, encoded by the exons ATGTCAGGAGGAGGCTTAACGATGATGCCAACTTCCCTCGTCTCAGCTCTGAATAG TCACGTCAGACAGCTGAGCAGATACCACAACAGCCAGCAGAACACGCCTGAAGAGGACGATGAGACCATGAGTACAGAGGAGCGAGAAGCCAGCGTTGTCCCCAAGCCGGACTCCACGACTAACCCTGATGGCCACCGCACTCCTCCAGAGCATGCCGCCTTCCCCGATGACCCCCTGTTCAGCCGACAGAGGCCGGACAGAGAGCAGGAAtacaaacacaaccacactctcCCTCATCCTGGCCTGAGCTACTTCTCGTATCATCCTCCCCGCAGCTTGCCTGCCGGGTACAGCCAGCCCACGCCGTTCCCAAGCCAGGCAAACGGAGCCTGGCTTCACCCAAGCTTTGCCAGCAGCTGGTCGGGGTATCCCAACAGCCTGCCGTCCTCTCTGGGCCACAAAGATTTCTCCAGCTGTACTGGAGATAGCTGCCTTTCAGGGTGCAAGTCCCTGTCCCTGCCTGCTGGACACAGCACCAGTATGAGCAGTTTAGAGCAGCCGTTTTCTCTGTGCTCCAACCCGCCTTCAGCCAACTTGTATCACCATACGTTGCCTCCGTACTCGTGCTCGCCGAAGGGTGCTGCCTGCTGTGCTCAGTGTCCTGCGGACGCCTTCAACAGGGGGCCTCTGCCCAACAACCCCCCCTGGCCTCAGTATCACCCAGCTTATGGCCCATACT TTCCAGTTGACTGCAGACTTCCTGGAGCTGGTTACACACAAAT CGACCTCAACACTCCAGCGAAAGACAAGAACCCTCCTTGTAGCGCACCACTCTCACTGGAGCAGA GAAGAGTGTTTGTCACGTATGAAGCGGACAACGATAAGCACGTCAATGAGATCATCAACTTCGTTGCACTGCTGCGACACAACGGCTTTGATACGCAT aTTGATATCTTTGAGCAGCAGTTTAGGAGTATAAGCAAGATAGACTTCATGGAACGGTACCTCAGCGAg AAAGAGTacctgatcatcatcatcatcagtcccAAGTACTATGAGACGGTGACAGCCTCCCCTGTTGGCCTGGAGAACGACGAGAGGACCTTCAACACCGTCTACATTCACAAACAG ctccAGAATGAGTTCATTCAGAATGGAAGCAAGAATTTCAGGTTCATTCCCATCGTGTTCCCCGGGGCTAGAAAG TGTCACGTCCCCAACTGGCTTCAAAACACACACGTCTACAGCTGGCCACGCGACCGGGACGACATCCTGCGGCGACTGATGAGGGTCGAGAAATACAATCCACCTCCAATCGGCCCTCTACCAACCATCGTTTCTATTCCCATATAG